A genomic stretch from uncultured Pseudodesulfovibrio sp. includes:
- a CDS encoding tRNA (adenine-N1)-methyltransferase, with amino-acid sequence MIESGQLILLISHKGKRYLRKLEAGGEVHTHDGKLLMDEVAEAGFGQYVKTHLGRPYLVLKPTLHDLIKGVKRQTQIMYPKEIGYLMMKLGIGPGSTVIESGTGSGGLTTALAWFVGDTGKVITYERRADFFKLAGKNLERVGLADRVEQVNQNIEDGFKHSGADALFLDVRTPWEYLSSIPDAVIPGAMCGFLLPTVNQVSDLLRGLEDGPFADLEVLEILVRRWKPVADRLRPDDRMVAHTGFLVFARYMEPPKVAPRAELEAEAMPVTAEVSEELPDDVDDNVEEI; translated from the coding sequence ATGATCGAATCCGGACAACTCATTCTACTCATCAGCCATAAAGGCAAACGATACCTTCGCAAGCTTGAAGCTGGCGGAGAAGTACACACCCATGACGGCAAGCTGCTCATGGACGAAGTGGCTGAGGCCGGTTTCGGCCAGTATGTCAAAACCCATCTTGGCAGACCCTATCTGGTGCTCAAGCCGACTCTGCATGACCTTATCAAGGGTGTAAAACGACAGACCCAGATCATGTACCCCAAGGAAATCGGGTATCTGATGATGAAGCTGGGGATCGGTCCCGGTTCTACAGTCATCGAATCCGGTACAGGTTCTGGTGGGCTGACTACGGCTCTTGCTTGGTTCGTGGGCGATACCGGCAAGGTCATTACTTATGAACGTCGTGCCGATTTTTTCAAGCTGGCTGGAAAGAACCTTGAACGCGTCGGGCTGGCGGATCGCGTGGAACAGGTGAATCAGAATATTGAGGATGGCTTTAAGCATTCAGGCGCAGATGCTCTGTTCCTCGATGTCCGTACGCCGTGGGAATATCTTTCATCTATCCCGGATGCCGTTATTCCGGGAGCCATGTGCGGCTTTTTGCTGCCTACGGTCAACCAGGTATCCGATCTGCTTCGGGGATTGGAAGACGGTCCTTTTGCGGATCTGGAAGTGCTGGAAATTTTGGTGCGTCGCTGGAAACCTGTTGCAGACAGGCTTAGGCCAGACGATCGCATGGTGGCGCATACAGGGTTCTTGGTGTTCGCCAGATATATGGAACCGCCGAAGGTGGCTCCTCGGGCAGAGCTTGAAGCCGAGGCAATGCCTGTTACGGCAGAAGTTTCGGAAGAACTGCCTGATGACGTCGATGATAACGTTGAAGAAATATAA
- a CDS encoding (Fe-S)-binding protein translates to MSDIPKADELFKSIDYNPPATGWMETPVDFSPGNWCYPAKPEKMEYMESKLPGLWGPAREWNPGEADWKLPSNWKEIVVNGFRERLKKFRTLQVFMDICVRCGACADKCHFFIGSGDPKNMPVLRAELMRSVYRGEFTVAGKILSKLTGSRVMEEDVLKEWFIYFYQCTQCRRCSLYCPYGIDTAEMTMMARELMHLVGLNTNWIMEPVSNCNITGNHLGIQPHAFADIVDFMVDDIEEVTGKRVKAPLNEKGHEILFITPSGDVFADPGIYTFMGYLMLFDEIGLDYTMSTYASEGGNFGSFTNNETMKKLNAKMYAEAERLGCKWILGGECGHMWRVVHQYMDTMTGDTQHAGMTTPKSPITGTVFENAAATKMLHITEFTADLMKHNKLKLDPSRNDHLRVTFHDSCNPARGMGLLDEPRYVIKNVCNNFFEMPVGTTREQTFCCAGGSGLNTDEIMEIRLRGGLPRGNALRHVQEKHGVNTMACICAIDRATLIPLADYWAPGVTITGTHELVANALVMEGESERKMNLRQEYLPGFEDEDDDWTPPNMEDA, encoded by the coding sequence ATGTCCGACATCCCAAAAGCAGATGAGCTCTTCAAGAGCATAGATTACAATCCACCGGCCACTGGCTGGATGGAAACCCCGGTGGACTTTTCACCGGGCAACTGGTGTTACCCCGCCAAGCCCGAGAAGATGGAATATATGGAATCCAAGCTTCCTGGTCTCTGGGGTCCGGCCCGTGAGTGGAATCCGGGCGAAGCCGACTGGAAACTGCCTTCCAACTGGAAGGAGATTGTGGTCAACGGCTTTCGCGAGAGGCTGAAAAAGTTTCGTACACTCCAGGTGTTCATGGACATCTGTGTGCGTTGCGGCGCTTGCGCAGACAAATGTCACTTCTTCATCGGTTCCGGCGATCCCAAGAACATGCCTGTTCTTCGTGCCGAACTGATGCGTTCCGTCTATCGCGGTGAATTCACTGTGGCAGGCAAGATCCTGAGCAAGCTTACCGGCTCCCGTGTCATGGAAGAAGATGTCCTGAAAGAATGGTTCATCTACTTCTACCAGTGCACTCAGTGCCGCCGCTGTTCTCTCTACTGTCCCTACGGCATCGACACTGCGGAAATGACCATGATGGCCCGCGAATTGATGCACCTGGTCGGTTTGAACACCAACTGGATCATGGAACCCGTTTCCAACTGTAATATCACTGGTAACCATCTCGGTATTCAGCCCCATGCTTTCGCGGACATCGTGGATTTCATGGTTGATGATATCGAGGAAGTCACCGGCAAGCGTGTCAAGGCTCCTCTGAACGAGAAGGGCCACGAGATTCTGTTCATCACCCCGTCCGGCGACGTGTTCGCGGACCCAGGCATCTATACCTTCATGGGTTATCTGATGCTGTTTGATGAAATCGGTCTCGACTACACCATGTCCACCTACGCATCTGAGGGCGGTAACTTCGGTTCGTTTACCAATAACGAAACCATGAAGAAGCTCAACGCCAAGATGTACGCCGAAGCCGAACGCCTCGGTTGTAAGTGGATTCTCGGCGGCGAGTGTGGTCACATGTGGCGTGTTGTTCACCAGTACATGGATACCATGACAGGTGACACCCAGCACGCTGGCATGACCACTCCCAAGTCCCCGATCACCGGAACGGTGTTCGAGAACGCAGCAGCCACCAAGATGTTGCACATTACCGAATTCACGGCTGACCTGATGAAGCACAACAAGCTGAAACTCGATCCCAGCCGTAACGATCACCTGCGTGTAACCTTCCATGATTCCTGCAACCCTGCACGGGGTATGGGACTTCTGGACGAGCCGCGCTACGTTATCAAGAACGTGTGCAACAACTTCTTCGAAATGCCTGTCGGCACCACTCGTGAGCAGACTTTCTGTTGCGCTGGCGGTTCCGGTCTGAATACTGACGAGATCATGGAAATTCGTCTGCGCGGCGGCCTGCCTCGCGGTAACGCTCTGCGCCATGTGCAGGAAAAGCATGGTGTCAACACCATGGCCTGTATATGCGCTATTGACCGCGCCACCCTGATCCCGCTGGCTGACTATTGGGCTCCCGGTGTGACCATCACAGGTACCCATGAACTGGTCGCCAACGCACTGGTCATGGAAGGTGAGTCCGAACGCAAGATGAACCTTCGTCAGGAGTACCTGCCCGGATTCGAGGACGAGGATGACGATTGGACTCCCCCGAACATGGAGGATGCATAA
- the dsrM gene encoding sulfate reduction electron transfer complex DsrMKJOP subunit DsrM, whose amino-acid sequence MNALYSLLFVFLLVLIPLFGVDAAHLRTFFGVCIPTTAFIIFIVGFIYKVIIWGRSAVPFRIPTTGGQFKSFDPKLFPQNKLDCPQTGAQTFFRMVLEVFAFRSLFRNTAVSLHQGKDHPIVAYKSSKWLWLFAITFHYSFFIVALRHLRLFLEPVPFFVNGLEFVDGLLQIGAPTMYLADIGLLAGVLLLLGRRLINSRINYISYASDFFPLFLILAVALSGIYMRYYAKVDVIAIKELTMGLVTFNYVVPEAVGISFFVHVFLVSCLMAYFPFSKLMHMPGVFMSPTRNMPNDTRAKHHVNPWNDPNIKAHAYADYEKQFGVPMAEAGLPLDNPENGKAPEEKA is encoded by the coding sequence ATGAATGCTCTTTACTCACTTCTGTTCGTCTTTCTCCTGGTGTTGATCCCGTTGTTTGGGGTTGATGCGGCACATCTGAGGACTTTCTTCGGTGTCTGCATCCCGACAACGGCTTTCATCATCTTCATCGTGGGCTTTATTTATAAAGTCATAATCTGGGGTCGCTCGGCCGTGCCGTTTCGCATCCCCACAACCGGTGGTCAGTTCAAGTCATTTGACCCCAAGCTGTTCCCGCAGAACAAGCTGGACTGTCCCCAGACCGGCGCTCAGACTTTCTTCCGTATGGTGCTCGAAGTCTTCGCGTTCCGGTCTCTGTTCAGGAACACTGCCGTGTCCCTGCACCAAGGAAAGGATCATCCCATTGTCGCTTACAAATCCAGTAAGTGGCTGTGGCTCTTTGCCATCACTTTCCACTATTCCTTTTTCATTGTTGCCCTGCGGCACCTTCGCCTGTTCCTCGAGCCGGTTCCGTTCTTCGTGAACGGTCTTGAGTTCGTGGACGGCCTCCTGCAGATAGGCGCACCGACCATGTATCTGGCCGACATTGGTCTGCTGGCTGGCGTGCTTCTGCTTCTGGGTCGCAGACTGATCAACTCCCGGATCAACTACATCTCGTATGCATCGGATTTCTTTCCGCTGTTCCTGATCCTGGCTGTCGCCCTGTCGGGCATCTACATGCGGTACTACGCCAAGGTCGACGTTATCGCGATCAAGGAACTGACCATGGGTCTGGTGACGTTTAATTACGTTGTCCCCGAAGCCGTCGGTATTTCCTTCTTCGTTCACGTCTTCCTGGTCAGTTGCCTCATGGCATACTTCCCGTTCAGCAAGCTCATGCACATGCCGGGTGTCTTCATGTCCCCGACACGGAACATGCCGAACGATACGCGTGCCAAGCACCATGTGAACCCCTGGAACGATCCCAACATCAAGGCTCATGCCTATGCGGACTACGAGAAGCAATTCGGCGTCCCCATGGCCGAGGCCGGTCTGCCGCTCGATAATCCCGAGAATGGCAAGGCCCCCGAGGAAAAGGCTTAG
- the dsrJ gene encoding sulfate reduction electron transfer complex DsrMKJOP subunit DsrJ: MKMHYGFPIIVGLLIFIGLLCAPFALGTVVTKEYKQPELKLPAGEKECIESKEFMREQHMKLLDDWRDWALRDGKRTYTNHKGKEFTISLQNTCMKCHNNKADFCDKCHTDAGVSPYCWDCHIQPEGLK, from the coding sequence ATGAAAATGCACTACGGTTTCCCGATCATCGTCGGTCTGCTCATCTTCATCGGTCTGCTCTGCGCTCCGTTCGCACTGGGTACTGTCGTGACCAAGGAATACAAGCAGCCTGAGCTCAAACTCCCCGCAGGCGAAAAGGAATGCATCGAGTCCAAGGAATTCATGCGCGAACAGCACATGAAACTCCTTGATGACTGGCGCGACTGGGCCCTGCGTGATGGCAAGCGGACCTACACGAACCACAAGGGCAAAGAGTTCACCATCTCTCTGCAGAACACTTGCATGAAGTGCCATAATAACAAGGCCGATTTCTGCGACAAGTGTCATACTGACGCTGGTGTCTCTCCCTACTGCTGGGATTGTCACATTCAGCCGGAGGGTTTGAAATAA
- a CDS encoding RsbRD N-terminal domain-containing protein, protein MTFESVLAERKAELSKKWADLVLQTYPKETQKVWTKQKDRFQNPVGAAIFEATGELFDQLIDWQDAGVIAKSLDKLIRIRAVQDFTPSQALSFVFLLKKLLRDEFFKAMKKDGTLDNLLRFEAKVDNLAMMSFDIYTKSREEVFRFRVDEVKRAQSSLLRKAGMVVDVTTDMSVD, encoded by the coding sequence ATGACATTTGAATCCGTGCTGGCCGAACGCAAGGCCGAACTGTCGAAGAAGTGGGCCGATCTGGTTCTTCAGACGTATCCCAAAGAAACACAGAAAGTTTGGACCAAACAAAAGGATCGATTTCAGAATCCCGTGGGGGCTGCCATTTTCGAGGCAACCGGGGAGCTGTTCGATCAATTGATAGACTGGCAGGATGCAGGGGTGATCGCCAAGAGCCTGGATAAGCTTATTCGTATTCGGGCTGTTCAGGACTTCACTCCCTCACAGGCATTGAGTTTTGTTTTTTTGCTGAAAAAGCTCCTTCGCGACGAGTTTTTCAAGGCCATGAAGAAAGACGGAACACTCGATAACCTGTTGAGGTTCGAGGCCAAAGTAGACAATTTGGCCATGATGTCTTTTGACATCTATACAAAAAGTCGCGAAGAGGTATTCCGGTTCCGCGTTGACGAGGTGAAGCGCGCCCAGAGCAGCTTGCTCAGGAAAGCCGGAATGGTTGTGGACGTTACGACCGATATGTCGGTCGATTAA
- a CDS encoding 4Fe-4S dicluster domain-containing protein: MNKNRRTFVKLAGLAAAGLALAPKAMASGGGHSPVKVNDNAAHAKHWAMVIDTTKLHTEEEIAKLSDVCHSIHNVPHIEGKREVKWLWADGYDQTFPEQENPHLAEEVHLRSFPLLCNHCEQPPCVRVCPTKATYQRPDGIVAMDYHRCIGCRYCMAGCPYGSRSFNWGEPRKNLDLSKLNTEFPTRMRGVVEKCNFCVERLAIGKQPACAEASEGAIVFGDLLDPDSEVRQVLRERFTIRRKPTAGTEPSVYYII, translated from the coding sequence ATGAATAAAAACAGAAGAACCTTCGTCAAGCTTGCCGGGCTTGCTGCGGCTGGCCTGGCTCTGGCTCCCAAGGCCATGGCTTCCGGTGGCGGACATTCTCCGGTCAAGGTCAATGACAATGCCGCCCATGCCAAGCATTGGGCTATGGTCATTGATACTACCAAGCTGCACACTGAAGAAGAAATCGCCAAACTGTCCGATGTCTGTCATTCCATCCACAATGTCCCGCATATCGAGGGCAAAAGGGAAGTGAAGTGGCTCTGGGCTGACGGTTATGATCAGACCTTCCCTGAGCAGGAGAACCCGCATCTGGCCGAGGAAGTGCATCTGCGCTCCTTCCCGCTGCTGTGCAACCACTGTGAACAGCCTCCGTGCGTACGCGTCTGCCCGACCAAGGCGACGTATCAGCGCCCTGACGGCATCGTGGCCATGGACTACCATCGCTGCATTGGTTGCCGTTACTGCATGGCCGGTTGCCCCTACGGTTCCCGTTCATTCAACTGGGGCGAGCCCCGGAAGAATCTGGATTTGTCCAAATTGAATACCGAGTTCCCCACCCGCATGCGCGGCGTCGTCGAGAAGTGCAACTTCTGTGTCGAGCGTCTGGCCATAGGCAAGCAGCCTGCCTGTGCGGAGGCCTCGGAAGGTGCCATCGTGTTCGGCGATCTCCTTGATCCCGATTCCGAAGTCCGTCAGGTCCTCCGCGAACGGTTCACCATTCGTCGTAAACCCACTGCAGGCACTGAGCCCAGTGTTTACTACATCATTTAG
- a CDS encoding PAS domain S-box protein, translated as MDRLKKYIADNEEWFREHILSYAQGYGVSPDALTGGWGEFFSDLVESMPSQPCEVADADQKTRKKNILSLFQGLDTPALILDEGFNVEAMNKASVNALGLGKGVAVVSKPLADVAPWLAGCVQECQDFGKVCRMDVVTPMLYGEKYYSVSVSKFSEVVAGFTGFVLTLEDISFRVETEKQLSRERNRVAHYLDVVGSIIVAQDASGAITMVNRTGCQHLGYEEHELLGRNWIDLMIPDELRDEMRDYFYTVFSGQTDVDDEHTNYIVDKDGVHRLVHWQNRALTNDAGMVIGLLSSGVDVTEQRAMEDALSEKELWLRNTFVALGEAVLILTPDRNILDANPAAEVMFGMTNEELSGIPLHELHVDKAHYEDFLIKSQAAFDKREKALFEMALRRNDGTVFPADHSVSLILGDDGQPLGIVNVIRDISARKKAEQVLQESEEKFRRIFESIEEGYMVTDLNGIVQMVNPATCRLLGYEEKDLLGQSMGSLYSVKEERGRLRKLLIEKGSVRGLQVQARRNGGSTIVVEANAHLIRNDMGDPIAMEGTFRDITDRIEAEKILLEREKQYRAFFENNHAIMLLVDPKDERIIDANPAASEFYGYSIDEMRDMTMSQINVLTQDEIFREMQLSRQEGRSYFIMKHVLVSGDIRDVEVYSGPIMVQGKQRLYSVIHDVTQRIRLEQDMKRLATTDGLTGVNNRHNFFVLGSKELVRAKRYKNPLSVLMLDIDYFKSINDTHGHQAGDLVLRMLAAASVGTLRETDIFGRLGGEEFAVILPETGLKEGLEAAERLREVYACLEARVGDAVISFTVSIGTTVVRPSDKTIEEVLNRADEALYKAKRMGRNRVERG; from the coding sequence ATGGATCGTCTGAAAAAATATATCGCAGATAATGAAGAATGGTTCAGAGAGCACATTCTTTCCTATGCTCAGGGGTATGGGGTATCCCCGGACGCTTTGACGGGAGGGTGGGGCGAGTTTTTCTCGGACCTGGTCGAATCCATGCCTTCCCAGCCCTGTGAAGTGGCGGATGCAGACCAGAAGACGCGGAAGAAAAATATTCTTTCATTGTTTCAAGGCCTCGATACCCCAGCACTTATTCTCGATGAAGGTTTCAATGTGGAAGCCATGAACAAGGCTTCTGTCAATGCTCTGGGTCTTGGCAAAGGGGTTGCGGTCGTATCGAAACCTCTGGCGGATGTTGCGCCTTGGCTCGCCGGTTGTGTGCAGGAATGTCAGGACTTCGGCAAAGTGTGTCGGATGGATGTGGTGACTCCGATGCTTTATGGCGAGAAATATTACAGTGTTTCGGTCTCAAAATTTTCTGAAGTGGTCGCCGGATTTACGGGGTTTGTCCTTACACTGGAGGATATTTCGTTTCGGGTGGAGACCGAGAAGCAATTGAGCCGTGAGCGGAATCGGGTTGCCCACTACCTTGATGTGGTTGGATCAATCATCGTGGCCCAGGATGCTTCCGGGGCAATCACCATGGTCAACCGGACAGGCTGCCAGCACCTTGGTTATGAGGAACACGAGCTGCTTGGTCGGAACTGGATCGATCTCATGATTCCGGATGAATTGCGTGATGAAATGCGCGACTATTTTTATACAGTATTTTCCGGGCAGACAGACGTTGACGACGAACATACCAATTATATTGTCGACAAAGATGGTGTGCATCGTTTGGTGCATTGGCAGAACAGAGCGCTGACCAACGATGCGGGCATGGTCATCGGTCTCCTGAGCTCCGGTGTGGATGTGACGGAACAACGAGCCATGGAGGACGCACTTTCCGAGAAGGAACTGTGGCTACGAAACACGTTTGTCGCTTTGGGGGAAGCCGTTCTTATCCTGACACCGGACAGGAATATCCTGGATGCCAACCCTGCTGCAGAAGTCATGTTCGGGATGACCAATGAAGAATTGAGCGGGATACCTTTGCACGAACTGCATGTGGACAAGGCTCACTATGAGGACTTTCTCATCAAATCTCAGGCCGCTTTCGACAAAAGGGAAAAAGCTCTGTTTGAAATGGCCTTGCGAAGAAATGACGGAACTGTTTTTCCCGCCGACCACTCGGTGTCTCTCATCCTCGGCGATGATGGGCAACCGTTGGGCATCGTCAATGTTATACGCGACATCTCTGCACGGAAAAAGGCAGAACAGGTGCTGCAGGAAAGTGAAGAAAAATTCCGACGAATATTCGAGTCCATTGAAGAAGGATACATGGTCACCGATTTGAACGGAATCGTTCAAATGGTGAATCCGGCTACCTGCCGTTTGCTTGGTTACGAGGAAAAGGATCTCCTTGGGCAAAGCATGGGCAGTTTGTATTCCGTCAAGGAAGAGCGGGGGCGCCTGCGGAAACTCCTGATTGAAAAAGGGAGTGTTCGAGGTTTGCAGGTGCAGGCTCGTCGCAATGGCGGTTCAACCATCGTTGTCGAGGCAAATGCGCATCTGATCCGTAATGATATGGGCGACCCCATTGCCATGGAAGGTACCTTCCGCGATATTACGGACCGTATCGAAGCCGAAAAAATTCTTTTGGAGCGAGAGAAGCAGTATCGGGCCTTTTTTGAGAACAACCACGCCATCATGCTTTTGGTGGACCCGAAAGATGAGCGTATTATTGACGCCAATCCGGCTGCCAGTGAGTTTTACGGGTATTCCATTGACGAAATGCGTGACATGACCATGAGCCAGATCAACGTTCTGACTCAGGATGAAATATTCAGGGAAATGCAGCTTTCGAGGCAGGAAGGCCGTTCTTATTTTATCATGAAGCATGTTCTGGTTAGCGGTGATATCCGCGATGTAGAGGTGTACTCCGGTCCGATCATGGTGCAGGGCAAACAACGCCTGTACTCGGTTATTCATGACGTCACACAGCGAATTCGTCTTGAACAGGACATGAAGCGGCTGGCAACCACCGACGGGTTGACCGGTGTGAACAATCGGCACAATTTTTTTGTTCTCGGTTCCAAAGAGCTGGTGCGCGCCAAACGGTACAAGAATCCGCTGAGTGTGCTCATGCTCGACATCGACTATTTCAAGTCCATCAATGACACCCATGGACACCAGGCGGGCGACCTCGTTCTCAGGATGCTGGCGGCCGCATCCGTTGGAACTCTGCGCGAGACCGACATCTTCGGTCGACTCGGTGGCGAGGAATTTGCTGTAATTCTTCCGGAAACCGGGTTAAAAGAGGGACTTGAAGCCGCCGAACGACTTCGTGAGGTCTATGCATGCCTTGAGGCGCGGGTCGGTGACGCCGTGATATCGTTTACCGTTTCAATAGGAACGACTGTGGTTCGGCCGTCGGACAAGACCATTGAAGAGGTCCTCAACCGTGCGGATGAAGCCTTATATAAGGCCAAACGCATGGGACGAAACAGGGTGGAACGAGGTTGA
- a CDS encoding PAS domain-containing sensor histidine kinase, giving the protein MFDVILESLRALVIGGILVFFVRADKDVGYGRRGYLFVKIGFLLILFGSVIDLTDNFEGLNWTVVGGNTQVQAFLEKIIGYLGGFVMLAIGFWLWLPSLHTIESFQDCLEADKQSLGRERAELISKLDREVRKRRAVEAGLLIAEERRMMLYEKAPVPIVHGIIGGILVEWNTAFARMLGYDSIEELSSVVREFDDPVFMWPVRAEVEAMLAALRAEKTIVNFEAHIQRKDGSIILARLDFTTVEDRDGVNYYFYCFAEDITERRAAEELLANSERKLKVMMDTMPIGLTLLDEETREVVDVNAAMLSMTGYTREDIVGRKCCKFFCQSDKALCPALEEGEAVASDERLIHMQNGDDLPVLKSVSRVVLDNRSCLLEAFVDISEQKRLEHLKEDVDRIVAHDIKAPIVGMISACKVLLMDEDTVQGEIRDILGTIEQQGRKVLNMVGMSMTIYKMEAGSYSYTPSPVDFIDVIKDVLTELGEMAESLGVTVDVRLSDGSDYMTSSLVIMGQDLLYDSMVANLLKNAIEASSAGGTVSIELNRCDPDTMLMTIENDGVVPSDIRASFFDKYVTSGKRAGTGLGTYSASLVVRTVGGRISMETSDEKNRTVISVTLPCV; this is encoded by the coding sequence ATGTTTGACGTTATTCTCGAATCCCTTCGAGCCCTTGTCATCGGTGGTATCCTGGTGTTCTTTGTCCGTGCGGACAAGGATGTGGGATATGGCAGGCGTGGCTATCTTTTTGTCAAGATTGGTTTTTTGCTTATCCTGTTTGGTTCCGTCATAGATCTCACCGATAATTTTGAAGGGCTGAACTGGACCGTGGTGGGAGGAAACACGCAGGTTCAGGCTTTTCTTGAAAAGATCATAGGGTATCTCGGGGGCTTTGTCATGTTGGCCATAGGTTTTTGGCTTTGGCTTCCCTCTCTGCATACCATAGAAAGTTTTCAGGATTGTCTGGAGGCCGACAAACAGAGTCTTGGGCGAGAACGTGCGGAACTGATCAGCAAGCTGGATCGGGAGGTCCGTAAGCGTCGGGCTGTCGAAGCAGGACTGCTCATAGCTGAAGAGCGGCGAATGATGCTGTATGAAAAAGCTCCTGTCCCTATAGTTCATGGGATCATCGGCGGGATTTTGGTTGAATGGAATACCGCTTTCGCCAGAATGCTTGGCTATGATTCCATTGAAGAGTTGAGCAGTGTCGTTCGGGAGTTTGATGACCCTGTTTTCATGTGGCCTGTCCGTGCAGAAGTTGAGGCAATGCTTGCTGCTCTTCGTGCGGAAAAGACCATTGTTAATTTTGAGGCGCATATCCAACGCAAGGACGGATCAATTATACTGGCCCGGTTGGATTTCACTACGGTGGAAGATCGGGACGGAGTGAATTATTATTTTTATTGTTTTGCAGAGGACATCACTGAGCGCAGAGCTGCAGAAGAGCTTCTTGCCAACAGCGAACGAAAGCTGAAAGTCATGATGGATACGATGCCTATCGGGTTGACACTGCTTGATGAAGAGACTCGGGAGGTCGTGGACGTCAACGCAGCCATGCTTTCCATGACCGGGTACACCCGGGAGGATATCGTCGGGCGCAAGTGTTGTAAATTTTTTTGCCAGAGCGATAAAGCCCTGTGCCCTGCGCTGGAGGAGGGAGAGGCCGTTGCCAGCGATGAACGTCTCATACATATGCAGAATGGGGATGATCTGCCTGTTCTCAAATCGGTGTCCCGTGTGGTGCTGGACAACAGGAGTTGTCTGTTGGAGGCATTTGTGGATATCTCTGAACAAAAGCGATTGGAACACCTCAAGGAGGATGTGGATCGTATTGTTGCCCATGATATAAAGGCACCAATTGTCGGCATGATAAGCGCGTGTAAAGTCCTGCTTATGGATGAGGACACAGTGCAGGGTGAAATTCGGGATATCCTGGGAACCATCGAGCAGCAGGGGCGGAAAGTGTTGAATATGGTCGGCATGAGTATGACCATCTACAAGATGGAGGCCGGGTCGTATTCGTACACCCCTTCCCCTGTAGATTTTATTGACGTGATCAAGGATGTCCTGACTGAATTGGGAGAAATGGCAGAGAGTCTCGGCGTGACAGTGGATGTGCGTTTGAGCGATGGCTCGGATTATATGACGTCCTCGTTAGTCATTATGGGTCAGGATCTACTTTATGATTCTATGGTGGCAAATTTACTGAAAAATGCCATAGAGGCATCCTCCGCTGGAGGAACGGTCTCCATTGAACTGAATCGGTGCGACCCTGATACCATGCTAATGACGATTGAAAATGATGGGGTTGTTCCTTCCGACATCCGCGCGAGTTTTTTTGATAAATATGTCACCTCTGGTAAGAGAGCAGGGACCGGACTGGGTACGTATTCGGCCAGTCTCGTTGTACGAACCGTGGGGGGGCGTATCTCCATGGAAACGTCGGATGAAAAAAACCGAACCGTCATTTCGGTTACATTGCCTTGTGTCTGA